A genome region from Lytechinus pictus isolate F3 Inbred chromosome 16, Lp3.0, whole genome shotgun sequence includes the following:
- the LOC129278870 gene encoding RNA-binding motif protein, X-linked 2-like, giving the protein MNPLTNVKNINKLNELEAEFGVSSSASWHQQYKDSAYIFIGGLPFELTEGDVLCVFSQYGEIVNINLVRDKKTGKSKGYCFIAYEDQRSTILAVDNFNGIKLKGRTLRVDHVNEYRKPKDDDDIDDATKKLREEGCAPKTPPTSNDEEEEDLVLPIKDGDRQSAKKKSKKEKKKKKRTRDHDDKASTPPRKVKMEEDEDYGRKKEKSKKGDEKERRADEEKYHTSRRYEDDESKVKRKEDGQRDRNDRWDREREDRPRMERKEREGGWRNMDGERRDREERRRERDDKSEHRDREKERNRRDRDRERQRDRRDVDGERERERRDRYR; this is encoded by the exons ATGAA CCCTCTTACCAACGTGAAGAATATCAACAAGCTGAATGAGCTTGAAGCGGAATTTGGCGTTTCAAGTTCTGCTTCATGGCATCAGCAATACAAGGATAGTGCATACATCTTTATCGGAGGGCTGCCCTTTGAGCTGACAGAAGGTGACGTCCTATGTGTATTTTCCCA GTATGGAGAGATTGTTAACATCAACCTAGTGAGGGATAAAAAGACAGGAAAGTCCAAGGGATATTGCTTCATTGCCTATGAGGATCAACGTAGCACCATCTTAGCGGTTGATAACTTCAATGGTATCAAG CTGAAGGGTAGGACACTGAGGGTAGACCATGTGAACGAGTATCGCAAGCCCAAGGATGATGACGATATTGACGATGCTACCAAGAAGCTTAGAGAAGAAGGATGCGCTCCCAAGACACCTCCAACATCCAAtgacgaggaggaggaggatctAGTGCTACCAATAAAAG ATGGTGATAGACAATCAGCAAAGAAGAagtcaaagaaagaaaagaagaaaaagaaaaggacacGTGACCATGATGACAAAGCATCAACTCCTCCGAGGAAAGTGAAAATGGAAGAAGATGAGGACTatggcagaaagaaagaaaagtcaaagaaaggtgatgagaaagaaagaagagctGATGAAGAGAAGTATCATACATCAAGAAGGTACGAAGATGATGAATCCAAGGTTAAGAGAAAGGAAGATGGGCAGAGAGATCGCAACGATCGCTGGGATAGGGAACGGGAGGACAGACCAAGGATggagagaaaggagagagaagGAGGGTGGAGGAATATGGATGGAGAAAGGAGGGATAGAGAGGagaggagaagagagagagatgacaAGAGTGAAcatagagatagagagaaggaaagaaataggCGAGACAGGGACAGAGAAAGGCAACGGGATAGGAGAGATGTGgatggggaaagggagagagagagaagggataGGTATAGATGA
- the LOC129284162 gene encoding zinc finger BED domain-containing protein 4-like has product MQQRSALVSIEEFPEAATANNIRQRLEEVFSEWCGEVGRGKDCVIIFGVSDNGANVKKALLDAADEGKIFGWVSCFAHNLNLTVQHAVKTQRNVADGLTILRKVVSKVLNSTPIKRRFEELQRLHYPGRRQHLQLHPDVPTRWNSVLTMLESILPQRLAVEALIQDRVMQSHHDIVLPHVFNYWTDVCDAMEELVKILRPFHEATLICSQEKSTLSSYVPTSKGLSVSVTGAPAEGVGSTKDLLLNGLNKITADRILREGNCHVYFAATLLDPRYKKKFVPRERLDRVIASLVEAAVFMAKDDEIGQQNEEGDLSDTQQYPRDDFQPDDPVRDFSDDEAHEVHDDDVAVESQASLMASIVAAATDDDDNGTADRAQMLSVKERVNAELTRYINEPAIETTASTQAVLKYWQQSRQSFPILSRIAMSYLACPMSSVSSERMFSLAGNILTKKRCAMKSGNLNKLAVIKVNRHYLQ; this is encoded by the exons ATGCAACAACGCAGTGCACTGGTTAGCATTGAGGAATTTCCCGAGGCGGCCACAGCGAATAACATCCGACAAAGACTTGAGGAAGTTTTCAGCGAGTGGTGCGGAGAGGTTGGAAGGGGAAAGGATTGTGtcattattttcggagtttccGACAACGGAGCCAACGTAAAAAAAGCACTGCTCGACGCCGCGGATGAAGGGAAGATATTTGGATGGGTTTCCTGTTTTGCCCACAATCTAAACCTAACAGTTCAACACGCCGTGAAGACCCAAAGAAACGTCGCCGACGGGCTTACCATCCTTAGGAAGGTGGTTTCCAAAGTCCTGAACTCCACTCCAATCAAACGCAGGTTCGAAGAACTGCAAAGGCTTCATTACCCAGGAAGGAGGCAGCATTTACAACTACATCCCGATGTCCCGACAAGATGGAATTCGGTACTAACAATGCTTGAGTCCATCTTGCCGCAACGCTTGGCTGTCGAGGCGTTGATCCAAGATAGGGTGATGCAATCTCACCACGACATAGTTCTCCCTCACGTCTTCAATTACTGGACTGATGTATGTGACGCCATGGAGGAGCTGGTCAAGATTCTTCGGCCATTCCATGAGGCGACGTTGATTTGCAGCCAAGAGAAATCGACCCTATCATCCTACGTCCCGACATCGAAGGGTCTGTCGGTGTCGGTAACAGGCGCTCCGGCTGAAGGTGTTGGTTCAACCAAGGATCTGCTGCTGAATGGTTTGAATAAGATAACGGCGGATCGAATTCTCCGAGAAGGCAACTGTCACGTCTACTTTGCAGCAACTCTTCTTGACCCACG GTACAAAAAGAAGTTTGTGCCACGAGAAAGACTTGATAGAGTGATCGCGTCCCTGGTCGAGGCAGCTGTCTTCATGGCAAAGGATGATGAGATAGGTCAGCAGAACGAGGAAGGGGATCTCAGCGACACACAGCAATATCCCCGGGATGATTTTCAACCAGACGATCCAGTGCGTGATTTCAGCGATGACGAAGCTCATGAGGTACACGATGACGATGTTGCTGTTGAGAGCCAAGCGTCACTGATGGCGAGTATTGTGGCTGCAGCTACTGACGACGATGACAACGGTACAGCCGATCGGGCTCAGATGCTTTCTGTGAAGGAGCGCGTCAACGCCGAATTGACACGCTACATCAACGAACCGGCAATAGAAACCACAGCAAGCACTCAAGCAGTACTGAAATACTGGCAACAAAGCAGACAGTCATTTCCAATTCTTTCACGGATAGCTATGTCGTACCTCGCTTGTCCGATGTCAAGTGTGTCTTCGGAGAGAATGTTTTCTCTGGCTGGCAACATTCTCACTAAAAAGCGATGTGCTATGAAATCAGGGAATCTCAACAAGTTGGCTGTGATCAAGGTTAATCGCCACTATCTTCAATAA